The nucleotide window CCACGGACGGTAGGTCTTCACGCCGGCCATGCCCGAAAACGATCATGGCCAGCTGAGATTGTCGATCGCTGACCGGCGATCTATGCCCGACAGGCTCCTAGCCAGGCTCTCAGCGAAGCCCCGAGGCCCCATTCTACGTTGGACCGGAGCCTCGACGAGGCGACCGCGGGTCCGAAGACGCAGCAGGCGTCAAAGGTGCCTAGCCACAAGGGCGGCAATCCTTCCTGTCCCTTGGGTCCTAGGCTGGGATTGGCGATGAGGCCGAAATCCGATCGAATCGAGGAGCCAGTGCGTTGCGAGTCGTGATCAGCGAGTTCATGTCCCTTGACGGTGTGTGCCAGGCGCCAGGCGGCCCCGACGAGGACGTCGACGGTGGATTTCGTCACGGCGGTTGGTCGATGCCGTTCTTCGACCCCGAGGTGATGGGTGCCGCGATCGGCGACGGGTTCGCCACGACCGAGGCGCTGTTGTTCGGTCGCCGTACCTGGCAGGTCATGGCTGCGGCCTGGCCCGAGCGGTCCGGGGACGAGTTCGCGGACGCGATGAACCGCATCGAAAAGCACGTGGTGTCGGGATCGTTGAGCCCGGCCGACCTGACCTGGAACAACTCCCGCCTGATCCCAGCCGACGGTGCACTCGAGGCAATCGAGGAGCTGAAGGCGCGCCCGGGTGGGGACCTCCAGGTCATGGGCAGCCTCACCCTGGCGCGCGCACTGATCTCGGCCGATCTGGTCGATGAGCTGCGGCTCATGATCGAGCCCGTGTCCCTCGGCGGGGGTAAGCGGCTGTTCCCCGACGACATGAACGCCCGCCCGATGCGGCTCGTGTCCCACACGGTGGCGCCGACAGGGGTCCTCATCTGCACGTACCAGCCCACCGGTGAGCCGCTGCGTACTGGCCACAGTGACGAGCTCTACGAGGACCACGACAACCCCCCG belongs to Deltaproteobacteria bacterium and includes:
- a CDS encoding dihydrofolate reductase family protein — translated: MRVVISEFMSLDGVCQAPGGPDEDVDGGFRHGGWSMPFFDPEVMGAAIGDGFATTEALLFGRRTWQVMAAAWPERSGDEFADAMNRIEKHVVSGSLSPADLTWNNSRLIPADGALEAIEELKARPGGDLQVMGSLTLARALISADLVDELRLMIEPVSLGGGKRLFPDDMNARPMRLVSHTVAPTGVLICTYQPTGEPLRTGHSDELYEDHDNPPVPPRQ